A single region of the Vanessa tameamea isolate UH-Manoa-2023 chromosome 18, ilVanTame1 primary haplotype, whole genome shotgun sequence genome encodes:
- the LOC113398748 gene encoding probable H/ACA ribonucleoprotein complex subunit 1: MASKIIFVIAVIFALICTITAFDGGFGGGNDGRFGGQGGFGSGGGFGGRQGGSGGFGNNFGGGGFGQNNGRGGGGFGQNNGRGNDGFGQNNGRGGGGFGQNNGRGGGGSGGFGGGNGQGGFGG, encoded by the exons atGGCGTCTAAA ATTATCTTCGTAATAGCTGTAATATTTGCTTTAATATGCACCATCACCGCCTTTGATGGTGGTTTTGGAGGAGGAAATGATGGTAGATTTGGTGGACAAGGTGGTTTCGGAAGCGGCGGAGGATTTGGCGGAAGGCAAGGTGGCTCCGGAGGATTTGGAAATAACTTTGGAGGCGGTGGATTTGGACAAAACAATGGACGTGGTGGTGGTGGATTTGGACAAAACAATGGACGCGGTAATGATGGATTTGGACAAAACAATGGACGTGGTGGTGGTGGATTTGGACAAAACAATGGACGTGGTGGCGGTGGATCAGGAGGATTCGGTGGGGGTAATGGGCAAGGTGGATTTGGTGgttga
- the LOC113399594 gene encoding keratin, type I cytoskeletal 9-like — protein sequence MALVKTLLILTVATALIATTLGENPKGYGSSSSSLGGQAGTHGDSSGGSNVAPRKQIGTDGSSGSHDHGKQDQIASEGQAGSESSQGGSGSTQGGPGSSQGGLGGNKGGSESSQGGSGSHQGGHEGQSGTGGGKGNQGQSGSQGQIGSGALGGSSGVGSHGQTGGGSQGGKNAGGHESGHSGQGAPEGSQGRPSGGSHGAKSSGYGR from the exons ATGGCTCTAGTTAAG ACTTTACTTATTCTAACTGTGGCAACTGCCCTAATTGCTACAACTTTGGGTGAAAATCCTAAAGGCTATGGAAGTAGCTCTAGTAGCTTAGGCGGGCAGGCTGGCACACATGGCGACTCTTCTGGTGGAAGTAACGTGGCACCTagaaaacaaataggtacagATGGTTCAAGTGGTAGCCACGATCATGGAAAACAGGACCAAATTGCCTCTGAAGGACAAGCAGGATCTGAAAGTAGTCAAGGAGGCTCTGGAAGTACTCAAGGAGGTCCGGGAAGTAGTCAAGGAGGATTAGGAGGTAATAAAGGAGGTTCGGAAAGTAGTCAAGGTGGATCTGGAAGTCATCAAGGAGGCCATGAAGGTCAAAGTGGAACAGGTGGTGGCAAAGGAAATCAAGGGCAAAGTGGTTCACAGGGACAGATTGGATCCGGAGCTTTAGGTGGATCAAGCGGTGTTGGCTCCCACGGGCAAACTGGCGGAGGAAGTCAAGGAGGAAAAAATGCCGGTGGACACGAAAGTGGACACAGCGGTCAAGGTGCACCTGAAGGAAGTCAAGGCAGACCCAGCGGCGGCAGCCATGGAGCAAAATCCAGTGGCTATGGACGTTAA